A portion of the Chromobacterium sp. IIBBL 290-4 genome contains these proteins:
- a CDS encoding SDR family NAD(P)-dependent oxidoreductase, with the protein MAHSTSKFGHPKRIARSDAVQTVEGGLAAANLPSPSANDIAIIGLAGRYPMAADLDQLWQNLKNGRDCVTEIPQDRWDHAAIFSPKKGEVGKTYSKWGGFLDGVDCFDPRFFNISPREAEIMDPQERLFLQCAYSVIEDAGYTRQALADVGDVGVFVGVQYTEYTAFSNSETIVAALPASIANRVSYFCGLQGPSITIDTMCSSSLTTVHLACQSLQSGESRYAIAGGVNVSIHPNKYLLHAQGRFASSIGRCKTFGQGGDGYVPAEGVGAVLLKPLADAIADRDHIYGVIKGTAINHGGRATGFTVPKSTAQAAVLSMALKRARVSARGVGYLEAHGTGTALGDLIEMEGLCSVFAQDGVGAAGCAIGSIKSNIGHCESAAGIAGLTKVLLQFKHGQLVPSLHSHELNRNIDFDNSPFHVQQCLAPWPRQSCASDGQVALPRIAGISSFGAGGANAHVVVEEYIARPEEEEAEGQAPVLIVLSAKNSDRLRERAIQLRARLALDRALPDGPRYGLRAVAYTLQTGREALEERLGFVTESWQALDDKLAAFIELGHEASDIVTGRVVKKASQAHPSSEGAEDLAQAAAQGQLETLLRCWANGADIDWQQLNRNSIPEKVSLPTYPFAQERYWVPPATRELVHSGGTQCHITPSLLHRLADSEAGHEYVATLGGDEFFLDHHRIDGRKILPGVVYLELARAALLDALAGRIEVAELALRNVVWSRPFVSDGRPADLHLMLTPSAERRFSFEFYQVASDSGASVRRLVFCRGEAELGTATSLPSSLLDEASLPDEAWTAAAAYYDRFHGLGIDYGPGHRGLQAIRPGLARVAARLQLPAFLRAQASGFGLHPCLLDSALQASIAFSPVEPDEARCPLVPFSLDEIRFPAPTAAPRWAVLSASVAERQGTKPVQAFDVDLYDEHGRLCIKMTGYASRSFKRVKTSPETAVSLLVPAPATAGQPSDIADYHFVFLCEPDLERSERARQRFPSAHLVTLDLRAEPGLGIDARYEAYALTLLRVIQQHVKEKPPGKTLLQLVVDSQGEAGVFAGLFGLLRTVAREHADFDAQWLTPMLERVAEHWVPLTETREASGAARPVWKDRGVYLFTGGMGGLGQIFAEDLARHAENATLILLGRASLGEAQKQTLDQLQARGLCAHYLTVDVADDQALELAVHELVERFGRIDGVLHIAGVLEDKLLREKSEDSLMRVLAPKVRGTVNLDRATQDLSLDFIALFSSLSGVFGHVGQADYACANAFMDAFARWRNTQVATGRRSGLTVAIDWPFWRDGGMTMRPEALARLREQTGLTPLGSDNGVRALHVAIRQSCPRLLVLEGVRAELETFCARLSAKQETQPDVRRFGIKASVAPYELADHLTKLIATILKIEAADVDVESELTDMGFDSVTLVELAGAIRDAFGQDVAPELFYEYSTVTALARHLGACSRVEAAPAVERMSGSVERAIKEIMSAVLKVPANAIDSEGQWEDYGLDSVTSAQVVAELNRQFGIELPAGVLLDHATIGDFAVWLGESHLPVETPTVPSIADASVLHVLRALAGELLKTAEAELDTETDLYDYGFDSVLLTEFINEVNRVYRLDTQPADLLDLPAMTLCGVADFLVRRHGIRDILAAPAIVLEPVDLGAQLTVAAAAPERESESEAILLSAPSEAQLRAVAGSMVAIFSKRPAELIDLHTLALTSQSSGALWGKRMGVVVDSVPELIGKLNAYLGGETSIPGLYTGDASANHAFSASILADADLRRVVDGWLAGRKLTSLLEFWSKGLEIDWTALRQGEGTTSVDASWHPVSRLSEQPQDAKLFCVPAAGASAAIFYPLARALETQVEVYGFDYRGLVAPWQAHDTMGEMVSCYVDAMLRVQPQGPYLILGHSFGATIAFEMTRTLEALGSEVVLFMLDSLFYASKDKQNQDLLPTQLDYFLGDGGITGKQVAQWAVRSASDEETIEGLTDARQRQAQLLARQVKMSINYQPSGHVAGTVLLILSANSILGEANLDETLGRYARYLSKTPRVSTVAGTHMSMLSSENVASLASVLLTYLTLERSTGVGAGEQVRSHA; encoded by the coding sequence ATGGCGCATTCAACTTCCAAGTTCGGACATCCCAAGCGCATTGCGCGTTCCGACGCTGTTCAAACGGTAGAGGGCGGACTCGCCGCTGCGAACCTTCCCTCCCCCTCCGCGAATGATATCGCAATCATCGGATTGGCGGGACGCTACCCGATGGCGGCCGATCTCGACCAGTTATGGCAAAACCTCAAGAATGGGCGAGACTGTGTAACGGAGATTCCTCAAGACCGCTGGGATCACGCGGCGATCTTTTCGCCGAAAAAAGGGGAGGTTGGCAAAACTTATAGTAAGTGGGGCGGCTTTCTCGATGGGGTCGATTGTTTCGACCCAAGGTTTTTTAATATTTCCCCGCGCGAGGCGGAAATCATGGATCCGCAGGAGCGCTTGTTCCTGCAATGTGCCTACAGCGTGATTGAGGATGCTGGTTATACGCGCCAAGCCCTCGCGGATGTGGGGGACGTTGGCGTCTTTGTCGGTGTGCAATATACCGAATACACCGCTTTCAGTAATTCTGAAACCATCGTCGCCGCGCTGCCGGCCTCGATTGCCAATCGGGTATCCTATTTTTGCGGTTTGCAAGGGCCGAGCATAACGATTGATACCATGTGCTCCTCGTCGCTGACCACCGTGCATCTTGCCTGCCAGAGTCTGCAAAGCGGGGAGTCCCGCTATGCGATTGCGGGCGGAGTCAATGTCTCGATTCATCCGAACAAATACCTCCTGCACGCCCAGGGACGTTTCGCTTCCAGCATCGGTCGCTGCAAAACCTTCGGGCAGGGGGGGGACGGCTATGTTCCGGCGGAAGGCGTCGGTGCCGTATTGCTTAAGCCGTTGGCTGATGCTATTGCCGATCGCGACCATATCTATGGCGTGATAAAGGGAACGGCGATCAATCATGGCGGCAGGGCGACTGGGTTTACCGTGCCGAAATCGACAGCCCAGGCAGCCGTTCTGAGCATGGCCTTGAAACGCGCGCGCGTGTCGGCGCGAGGGGTCGGTTACCTTGAGGCGCATGGCACGGGAACCGCGCTCGGCGACTTGATTGAGATGGAAGGCCTCTGCAGCGTGTTCGCACAGGACGGAGTTGGCGCTGCGGGCTGCGCGATCGGCTCGATCAAGTCGAATATCGGCCATTGCGAAAGTGCGGCAGGCATCGCTGGCCTAACCAAGGTTCTGTTGCAGTTCAAGCATGGTCAACTCGTGCCGTCGCTTCATTCGCATGAACTCAACCGTAACATCGATTTTGACAATAGCCCATTTCACGTCCAGCAGTGCTTGGCGCCTTGGCCCAGGCAAAGCTGCGCGTCCGATGGCCAGGTCGCGTTACCGCGCATCGCCGGCATTTCTTCCTTTGGCGCAGGAGGTGCCAACGCGCATGTCGTCGTCGAGGAATATATCGCGCGTCCTGAGGAGGAAGAGGCTGAAGGACAAGCCCCTGTTCTGATCGTTCTGTCCGCGAAGAACAGCGACCGTTTGCGCGAACGGGCGATTCAACTGCGCGCTAGGCTGGCGCTTGATAGGGCGTTGCCGGATGGCCCCCGCTATGGTTTGCGCGCGGTGGCCTATACCTTGCAGACCGGACGCGAAGCTTTGGAGGAGCGACTCGGATTTGTGACGGAATCCTGGCAAGCGCTGGATGACAAACTGGCGGCGTTTATCGAGCTTGGCCACGAGGCTTCCGACATTGTGACCGGACGCGTAGTTAAGAAAGCATCGCAGGCACATCCATCATCGGAGGGCGCCGAAGATCTTGCGCAGGCTGCGGCCCAGGGGCAGCTAGAGACGTTGTTGCGGTGCTGGGCAAATGGAGCCGACATCGATTGGCAGCAACTGAATCGGAACAGTATACCGGAGAAAGTCAGCCTGCCAACGTATCCATTCGCGCAAGAGCGCTATTGGGTGCCGCCCGCCACGCGCGAGCTGGTACATTCTGGCGGCACTCAATGCCATATCACGCCAAGTCTGCTGCATCGATTGGCAGATAGTGAGGCGGGGCATGAATATGTGGCTACGCTCGGTGGTGACGAATTCTTCCTCGACCACCACCGCATTGACGGGCGCAAAATCCTGCCGGGCGTGGTTTACCTAGAACTCGCGCGCGCGGCGCTGCTCGATGCATTGGCCGGGCGGATCGAAGTGGCCGAACTGGCGTTGCGCAATGTGGTGTGGTCACGGCCGTTCGTCAGCGATGGTCGGCCGGCAGATTTGCACTTGATGCTAACACCGAGCGCTGAACGTCGTTTCTCGTTCGAGTTCTATCAAGTCGCGTCAGATTCTGGTGCCTCCGTACGTCGTCTGGTGTTCTGCCGCGGAGAGGCAGAACTGGGTACTGCCACGAGCTTGCCATCTTCGCTGCTGGACGAGGCAAGTCTGCCGGATGAAGCGTGGACAGCGGCAGCCGCTTATTATGATCGATTCCATGGGCTGGGCATTGATTACGGACCCGGGCATCGCGGCTTGCAAGCCATACGGCCGGGTCTGGCGCGGGTGGCCGCCCGTTTGCAGCTGCCAGCGTTTTTACGTGCCCAGGCGTCAGGCTTTGGGCTACATCCTTGTCTGCTCGACTCCGCGCTTCAGGCGTCCATCGCATTTTCACCCGTGGAGCCGGATGAGGCGCGATGCCCGCTGGTGCCATTTTCGCTCGATGAAATCCGCTTCCCGGCCCCAACCGCTGCGCCACGTTGGGCGGTGTTGAGCGCGAGTGTCGCCGAGCGTCAGGGGACGAAGCCGGTGCAGGCCTTCGATGTCGATTTGTATGACGAACATGGACGGTTATGTATCAAGATGACCGGATATGCCTCCCGGAGCTTCAAGCGGGTCAAGACGTCGCCCGAAACGGCGGTGTCGCTGCTTGTTCCTGCGCCGGCTACGGCTGGGCAACCTTCCGATATTGCCGATTACCATTTTGTTTTCTTGTGCGAGCCAGACCTGGAGCGATCCGAGCGCGCACGGCAGCGCTTCCCTTCCGCGCACCTGGTCACGCTCGATTTGCGCGCCGAGCCTGGCCTCGGCATCGACGCTCGCTATGAAGCTTATGCGCTGACGCTTTTGCGCGTAATCCAACAGCATGTCAAGGAAAAGCCACCGGGCAAAACGCTGCTGCAACTCGTTGTCGACTCGCAAGGGGAGGCGGGCGTGTTCGCCGGCTTGTTTGGCTTGTTGCGCACAGTCGCGCGTGAACATGCCGATTTCGATGCGCAATGGTTGACGCCCATGCTGGAACGCGTAGCAGAGCACTGGGTGCCTCTGACCGAAACGCGCGAGGCCTCCGGGGCGGCGCGACCGGTGTGGAAGGATCGGGGCGTCTATCTGTTCACCGGTGGAATGGGCGGACTGGGGCAGATCTTCGCCGAGGATCTGGCGCGTCATGCAGAGAATGCGACTCTGATATTGCTTGGCCGTGCCTCGCTTGGCGAAGCGCAGAAACAAACTCTGGATCAACTGCAGGCGCGAGGCTTGTGCGCGCACTATCTGACAGTCGATGTGGCTGACGACCAGGCGCTCGAACTTGCCGTCCACGAGCTGGTGGAACGCTTCGGCCGGATCGACGGCGTGCTGCACATCGCCGGGGTGCTCGAAGACAAGCTGCTGAGGGAGAAAAGCGAGGATAGCCTGATGCGGGTGCTGGCGCCAAAAGTGAGAGGCACCGTGAATCTGGATCGGGCAACCCAAGACTTATCTCTGGACTTCATCGCGCTGTTTTCTTCGCTTTCTGGCGTGTTTGGCCATGTCGGCCAGGCCGATTACGCCTGCGCCAACGCTTTCATGGATGCCTTCGCGCGATGGCGCAACACCCAGGTTGCCACGGGCCGACGCTCCGGGTTGACTGTGGCGATCGATTGGCCATTCTGGCGGGATGGTGGCATGACCATGCGGCCGGAGGCTTTGGCGCGCTTGCGCGAGCAGACCGGCCTGACGCCACTTGGCAGCGATAATGGTGTGCGGGCGTTGCACGTTGCGATCCGGCAGTCTTGCCCGCGTTTGCTGGTGCTGGAAGGCGTGCGCGCCGAACTCGAAACCTTCTGTGCGCGATTGAGTGCCAAGCAAGAAACGCAACCGGACGTTAGGCGATTCGGTATCAAAGCGAGTGTTGCTCCGTACGAGTTGGCCGACCATTTGACCAAGCTGATCGCTACGATTTTGAAAATCGAAGCAGCCGACGTCGACGTGGAGTCGGAATTGACCGACATGGGCTTCGATTCGGTCACGTTGGTCGAACTGGCCGGCGCGATTCGGGATGCGTTCGGTCAAGATGTGGCGCCGGAGTTGTTTTACGAGTATTCCACCGTGACCGCTTTGGCGCGGCATCTGGGCGCGTGCTCCCGCGTTGAGGCCGCTCCTGCCGTGGAGCGCATGTCGGGCAGCGTCGAGCGCGCGATAAAAGAAATTATGTCCGCCGTGCTTAAAGTACCGGCGAACGCGATCGACAGCGAAGGACAGTGGGAAGACTATGGTCTGGATTCGGTCACCAGCGCTCAGGTTGTGGCCGAACTCAATCGCCAATTCGGCATCGAGCTGCCGGCCGGTGTATTGCTCGATCATGCGACGATCGGGGACTTTGCCGTCTGGCTCGGAGAATCGCATTTACCGGTTGAGACGCCGACGGTGCCGTCGATAGCTGATGCATCGGTTTTACACGTTCTCCGGGCGCTGGCAGGTGAGCTTTTGAAAACAGCCGAGGCGGAACTTGATACGGAAACCGATTTGTATGACTACGGTTTCGACTCTGTGCTGTTGACGGAATTCATCAACGAGGTGAATCGGGTTTACCGTTTGGACACTCAGCCGGCGGACTTACTCGACTTGCCTGCAATGACGCTATGTGGCGTTGCGGACTTCCTGGTCCGGCGCCATGGCATCCGCGACATACTTGCTGCGCCAGCGATCGTGCTTGAACCCGTCGACCTGGGGGCGCAGTTAACTGTTGCCGCAGCGGCGCCCGAGCGTGAGTCCGAGTCTGAAGCCATTCTGTTGTCTGCGCCAAGCGAAGCGCAGTTGCGCGCTGTGGCGGGCAGCATGGTAGCAATATTCAGTAAGCGGCCTGCAGAGCTGATTGATCTACATACATTGGCTTTGACGTCTCAGTCGAGTGGAGCGCTGTGGGGGAAGCGTATGGGGGTGGTGGTGGACAGCGTTCCGGAATTGATCGGCAAGCTCAACGCATACCTCGGCGGCGAAACGTCGATCCCCGGGCTATATACCGGCGATGCAAGCGCAAACCACGCCTTCAGTGCCAGCATCCTAGCAGATGCCGATCTTCGGAGGGTAGTCGATGGCTGGCTGGCAGGTCGGAAATTGACGAGCCTGCTTGAGTTTTGGAGCAAAGGCCTGGAGATCGATTGGACGGCGTTGCGGCAGGGGGAAGGGACCACTTCGGTGGACGCCTCCTGGCATCCAGTGTCGCGTTTGTCAGAGCAGCCCCAAGACGCGAAGTTGTTCTGTGTGCCGGCCGCTGGCGCGAGCGCCGCGATCTTCTATCCGCTTGCTCGCGCGCTGGAGACGCAGGTGGAGGTATATGGCTTCGACTATCGCGGTCTGGTTGCGCCCTGGCAAGCGCATGACACCATGGGGGAAATGGTTAGCTGCTATGTAGACGCAATGCTGCGAGTCCAACCTCAAGGTCCGTATTTGATCCTTGGCCATTCATTCGGCGCCACGATCGCGTTCGAGATGACGCGCACCCTTGAGGCGTTGGGGTCGGAAGTGGTGTTGTTCATGCTGGATAGCTTGTTCTACGCCTCCAAAGACAAGCAGAACCAAGACTTGCTGCCCACTCAGCTCGATTATTTCCTCGGCGACGGCGGCATAACGGGCAAGCAGGTAGCCCAGTGGGCCGTTCGCTCGGCATCCGATGAAGAGACGATAGAAGGTCTGACCGATGCGCGCCAGCGCCAAGCTCAGCTCTTGGCCAGACAGGTCAAGATGAGCATCAACTATCAACCGTCCGGACATGTCGCAGGAACAGTACTCCTGATTTTGTCCGCCAACAGCATTCTCGGCGAAGCCAATCTCGATGAGACATTGGGGCGCTATGCCCGCTATCTGAGCAAAACGCCGCGTGTGAGTACGGTGGCTGGAACGCATATGTCGATGCTTTCCAGCGAAAACGTGGCCTCGCTGGCCAGTGTGCTGTTGACATATCTCACTTTGGAGCGGAGCACCGGTGTCGGGGCTGGAGAGCAAGTGAGATCGCATGCGTAA
- the fabD gene encoding ACP S-malonyltransferase: protein MFSGQGSQYLQMGRSLYDSHAGYREILQRLDRIALEEGSPSILESIYPSSRPSAPLDDILVTHPAIFMLEYALATILIEQGVRPDAVLGSSLGEVAAAVISGVTDVERAMRFVVRQARLLDQQCPAGGMTAVLAPTGLFHELPALSERTELAAVNFDEHFVVSGTTAALDDAERILQAQGRVFQRLPVSRAFHSSEMDGVRDAFLDLVADLATCAPSVPFISSTFGKCIETFPADYFWNVVRGQLNLPDAVGALEHGGLPHEYIDVGPSGTLANFVKRCLPAASASTCSFILSPFDPSLAPFERVIGRCRSITQQREDFTVSHSKVVYMFPGQGAQQRGMGEGLFEAFPELTAAADRILGYSIKELCLHDPRNELAKTEFTQPALYVTNVLSYLSKVRSGHTPDYVLGHSLGEFCALFAAGAFDFETGLHLVKKRGELMAQTVEGGMAAVLNLDREAIADAFRRLGCTTLDFANFNAPNQTVISGPSADLQAVQSALEAAGGMVIPLNVSAPFHSRYMSQAMREFGDTLRATRFGALSIPVIANVTAEPYLESEISKLLERQVGGSVRWVESVQYLLRNGVTVFEEIGPGNILTNLVAKIRREPLPDVPSESSRAAPARTPSRTSDVALHLGSASFREAYGVLQAYVVGGMYKGIASIELVACMANAGYLAFFGAGGLQTSVVEQAIDTIRVQVGERTFGMNLVCNLANPGKEMELVQLFLRKGITVIEAAAFMQITPALVLYRLRGLGMQGGKVKADNRIIAKISRPEVAQQFLEPAPRHVVDKLLEQGLVTDEQARLAAQVPMADDLTVEADSGGHTDMGVAFVLLPTIIRQRDLVCRERGYEQPVRVGAAGGIGSPESAAAAFILGADFIVTGSINQCTPQAGTSDAVKDLLQGINVQDTEYAPAGDMFEIGARVQVLKRGVFFPARANKLYDLWRRYESLDEIDEKTARQIQDTYFKRSFDEVYAETREYLRKVAPQEIDKAERNPKHKMALIFRWYFVHSSRLAMKGSEQQRVDYQVHCGPALGAFNQWVKGTQLENWRQRHADVIAERLMAGAAYFLKTRLTDLFGRSAPQDANKAAVTVD from the coding sequence ATGTTTTCAGGCCAAGGGTCGCAATACCTCCAGATGGGACGAAGTCTGTATGACAGCCATGCGGGATATCGAGAAATCCTACAGCGGCTCGACCGTATAGCCTTGGAAGAGGGAAGCCCGTCCATCCTGGAGAGCATCTATCCGTCATCGCGCCCAAGCGCGCCGCTCGACGACATCCTGGTGACCCATCCCGCAATCTTTATGCTCGAGTATGCCTTAGCCACGATCCTGATCGAACAAGGCGTGAGGCCGGATGCAGTGCTGGGTTCCAGCCTGGGAGAGGTCGCCGCAGCCGTAATCAGCGGTGTGACCGACGTAGAGCGGGCCATGCGTTTTGTAGTGCGACAGGCCCGTTTGCTCGATCAGCAGTGCCCAGCGGGAGGCATGACGGCGGTGCTGGCCCCGACGGGTTTATTCCATGAGTTGCCCGCATTATCCGAGCGTACGGAACTCGCCGCTGTGAATTTCGACGAGCATTTCGTGGTTTCCGGCACAACGGCAGCGCTTGATGATGCCGAGCGCATTTTACAGGCGCAAGGCCGCGTCTTTCAGCGCCTGCCGGTTAGCCGCGCTTTCCATTCGTCGGAAATGGACGGCGTGCGGGATGCCTTCCTCGACCTCGTGGCTGATCTTGCAACCTGCGCTCCGTCGGTGCCGTTCATCTCATCCACTTTCGGCAAGTGTATCGAGACCTTTCCGGCTGATTATTTCTGGAACGTGGTGCGCGGCCAGTTGAATCTGCCTGATGCGGTCGGTGCGCTCGAGCACGGCGGCTTGCCCCACGAGTACATCGATGTCGGGCCGTCCGGCACTCTGGCGAACTTCGTCAAGCGTTGCCTGCCTGCAGCGTCCGCATCCACTTGTTCCTTTATTTTGAGTCCGTTCGATCCGTCTCTCGCGCCATTCGAGCGCGTGATCGGCCGGTGCCGTTCGATTACTCAGCAACGCGAGGATTTCACCGTGAGTCACAGCAAAGTCGTATACATGTTTCCTGGCCAAGGTGCGCAGCAGCGCGGAATGGGCGAGGGTCTGTTCGAGGCCTTCCCCGAGTTGACGGCTGCGGCTGATCGGATCTTGGGGTATTCAATCAAGGAACTTTGTCTGCATGATCCGCGCAACGAGCTGGCGAAGACTGAATTCACGCAACCCGCGCTGTACGTGACGAACGTGCTGTCCTACCTGAGCAAGGTACGCTCGGGCCATACGCCGGATTATGTGCTTGGCCATAGCTTGGGCGAGTTCTGCGCCCTGTTCGCCGCCGGTGCCTTCGATTTCGAAACCGGTCTGCACTTGGTCAAAAAACGTGGCGAATTAATGGCGCAAACCGTGGAAGGCGGCATGGCAGCGGTGCTCAATCTCGACCGGGAGGCGATTGCCGATGCGTTCCGGCGGCTTGGTTGCACCACGCTGGATTTCGCCAATTTCAATGCGCCCAATCAAACAGTGATTTCGGGACCATCGGCCGATCTTCAGGCGGTTCAGTCCGCGCTGGAGGCCGCGGGCGGGATGGTGATTCCGTTGAATGTCAGCGCGCCGTTTCATTCGCGCTATATGAGCCAGGCCATGCGGGAGTTTGGGGATACCTTGCGCGCGACACGCTTTGGCGCGCTGTCGATCCCCGTCATCGCCAACGTCACAGCCGAACCTTATCTCGAGTCCGAGATTTCCAAGCTGCTCGAACGTCAGGTGGGCGGATCGGTGCGCTGGGTGGAAAGTGTTCAGTACCTGCTGCGCAACGGCGTGACTGTGTTCGAGGAGATTGGGCCTGGCAACATCTTGACTAACCTGGTAGCCAAGATTCGGCGCGAGCCATTGCCCGATGTGCCTTCTGAGTCGTCGCGCGCCGCGCCGGCCCGGACGCCGTCCCGGACGTCCGATGTAGCGTTGCACCTTGGATCGGCGTCGTTCCGAGAAGCCTACGGTGTTCTGCAGGCATACGTCGTCGGCGGTATGTACAAGGGCATCGCCTCAATCGAACTGGTAGCCTGCATGGCCAATGCGGGCTATTTGGCGTTCTTTGGCGCGGGTGGCCTGCAAACCAGCGTGGTTGAACAGGCCATCGATACCATCCGGGTGCAAGTGGGCGAAAGGACCTTCGGCATGAACCTGGTCTGCAACCTGGCCAATCCCGGCAAGGAAATGGAGCTGGTGCAGCTGTTCTTGCGCAAGGGCATCACGGTGATCGAGGCTGCGGCGTTCATGCAGATCACGCCTGCACTGGTGCTGTACCGCTTGCGCGGTCTAGGCATGCAAGGGGGCAAGGTAAAGGCGGACAACCGGATCATCGCCAAGATTTCCCGGCCCGAGGTTGCGCAGCAGTTCCTCGAGCCCGCGCCGCGGCATGTGGTGGATAAGTTGCTGGAGCAAGGGCTGGTGACCGACGAACAGGCCCGCCTGGCCGCGCAGGTGCCGATGGCGGACGACCTGACGGTCGAAGCCGACTCGGGCGGACATACCGATATGGGCGTGGCCTTCGTGTTGTTGCCGACCATCATCCGACAGCGCGATCTGGTTTGCCGCGAGCGAGGATATGAACAGCCCGTGCGCGTCGGCGCGGCGGGGGGAATCGGCTCGCCCGAATCGGCTGCGGCGGCCTTCATCTTAGGTGCGGATTTCATCGTTACCGGCTCCATCAATCAGTGCACGCCGCAGGCCGGCACTAGCGACGCCGTCAAGGACCTGTTGCAAGGCATTAACGTTCAGGATACCGAGTACGCGCCTGCGGGCGATATGTTTGAAATCGGAGCCAGGGTGCAAGTGCTCAAGCGCGGCGTGTTCTTTCCAGCGCGCGCCAATAAGCTGTATGACCTGTGGCGGCGCTACGAGTCGCTGGACGAAATTGACGAAAAGACAGCGCGCCAGATCCAGGACACCTATTTCAAGCGCAGCTTCGATGAAGTGTATGCCGAGACGCGCGAATATCTGCGCAAGGTCGCACCGCAAGAAATCGACAAGGCCGAGCGCAATCCCAAGCACAAGATGGCCTTGATCTTCCGTTGGTATTTTGTGCACAGCTCCCGCCTTGCGATGAAGGGCAGCGAGCAGCAGCGGGTCGATTACCAAGTGCATTGCGGGCCGGCGCTCGGCGCCTTTAACCAATGGGTGAAAGGGACGCAGCTTGAAAACTGGCGGCAACGTCACGCTGATGTGATCGCTGAGCGGCTGATGGCCGGTGCCGCCTACTTTCTCAAGACGCGCCTGACCGATCTGTTCGGCCGCTCCGCACCGCAAGACGCGAACAAAGCTGCCGTCACGGTCGATTGA